Part of the Solwaraspora sp. WMMA2065 genome is shown below.
GCCGTGCTGGTCCCCTGACCAGGCGACGGTGACTGGGAGATCCGGTAAGGCCGGGTCCGTCAGGCGCGGCCGGCCCGGGACGCCAGCTGGTCGATCCCGCTGACCAGGCCGCCGGCGAGGTCACCGCCGCCGAAAGACGCCACCATGGACAGCGCGGCGAGCTTCGCGTCCCGGTCCGGGATCCGCTTACGGGCCTCGGCGCCGGTAACGACCTCCAGCACCCGCTGATTCGGCGACACGGCGATGAGCACCGCGTCGTCCGGGTCGGTGAGCTGCCGGTGCAGCGTCACCGCGTACTCCCGGGTCGGCTCCTCCAGCTCGCCGACGTAGATGCTGAACGCCAGTCCGGTGGCCGAGTCGGCCAGCCGCAACGCCTCGTCGAGCCGGAGCAGCTGCCGGGTGCCGAACGGCCCCGGCAGGGTAGCGCTCGTCCGGGTGGACTCGCTGGACTGCTCGTGGGCCTGCTCACCAACGGTCACTTGCGCCTCCCGTCGCGCCCGGACGCGGCTGCCCGCCGCCGAGGTTGGTCGACTCGATCGCCGTCGGCTCGGTGCCGGCCGGCAG
Proteins encoded:
- a CDS encoding DUF5130 family protein, with translation MTVGEQAHEQSSESTRTSATLPGPFGTRQLLRLDEALRLADSATGLAFSIYVGELEEPTREYAVTLHRQLTDPDDAVLIAVSPNQRVLEVVTGAEARKRIPDRDAKLAALSMVASFGGGDLAGGLVSGIDQLASRAGRA